In Candidatus Defluviibacterium haderslevense, the following are encoded in one genomic region:
- a CDS encoding T9SS type A sorting domain-containing protein: MKTNIILTIKNFLHENNKYIFIFSINLILNLNLKSQVCFNEGFENCTCYSSTSFFDGCVPQWINTHGSACNDIAGEFNTGSHAAHVYSLYRVNCAPKRIGEGMALNYNFFQGQNYKITYFIKRDLWIGKLPGIFTHAWILPSISLPNKPNGTYQNCHPNVIVPDIPPLSDVLVPPLPFTNIGSWTQIEISFTPTMNFTQLWFRCITDPEENSDPVPDRGNHVYVDDITIECIMPFCNLCQPNQSQINLTNPNFTKLSEYGLNTIPTGSCVSIAGRLEIDINNIQFDNCNVYLEPGAEIYLNPGLNLSSIGSTFRGCSQMWKSITIPNGSSFNCKSSYIYDARKGIHSIGNTTLNLFNNHFYNDEIGIYAEGGIVNTPSFMEENVFESISPGFLPNYGGAPTPGIGKAGIESLNATIQIGGDFEDGPENYFINLTNGIFATTSKVSVFNAQFTNMVPILTGSQGATIPNGMAIYGKQSYIDANWNNIDFAKTAIFLKTCNRAVTNHNMINHVGHGIIEQDGFKVILANNNNITYSSNGIEVSQPRIINQFEISSNTLLSVVNSVSNSSQFGIVVSGLKHITQKSSKPTIYSKIQHNVINHNDNGFGIVLTNCEFVGLQDNTFSFSYVRKIYDPMGFTGDFSGISLFSTKSSIIFNNHVFGNNPNPTTITRGFSINGSSNNKYCINDCNNSKEGFAIAGTCTSNNLFRSNNIQNHDRGLYVFDKSVLGIQEYLGNQWSGSYSTKAAINGNSSGLERVKSQFTINTCNSPQWPVSISPNQGCFDDASLWFRLRMEGVNNIACAAPFPIPINPVPSDDDNLNDNDIWTAQGQFGSYSPMVFEMSTDLFTKLKANPNLLGVNTSVDSFFAMNSSTNIYKFYRLDSAIHEFLTLKGIHYEMIYALDSTISVMQNSIRQLDSIYNIANTELERTNIATQKYNLILQQLVLINQSDSTLNLINAEKSELLLSIQSWNNEIIPIGIVEQNRRTAHEVFIATILHGIDTLDSVQISQVEPIANQCFLTGGRGVLMARELMRMIGNNQFDDDMLCSPPQPIILEVDDIPESGYSVRPNPSIGNFIVHCPADQKGNIISMILTDLEGNQMLRQKVQINSELQIELNLNNSIPSGIYLIQLYNHKKKLYSDKIIILDLK; the protein is encoded by the coding sequence ATGAAAACTAATATTATTTTAACAATAAAAAATTTTTTACATGAAAATAATAAATATATTTTTATATTTTCTATTAACTTAATTCTAAATCTAAATCTTAAATCTCAAGTTTGTTTTAATGAAGGCTTTGAAAATTGTACCTGTTATTCTTCTACATCTTTTTTTGATGGATGCGTACCTCAGTGGATAAATACTCATGGTTCTGCATGTAATGACATAGCTGGTGAGTTTAATACTGGCTCACATGCTGCACATGTTTATAGTTTATATCGAGTTAATTGCGCTCCCAAAAGAATTGGAGAAGGTATGGCTTTAAACTACAATTTTTTTCAAGGGCAAAACTATAAAATTACCTATTTCATAAAGAGAGACTTATGGATAGGAAAGTTACCAGGAATATTTACTCATGCTTGGATTCTTCCTAGTATTTCATTGCCCAATAAACCCAATGGAACTTATCAAAATTGTCACCCAAATGTTATAGTTCCTGACATCCCGCCTCTTAGTGATGTTTTAGTCCCCCCTTTACCTTTTACTAATATTGGATCATGGACACAAATTGAGATTTCATTCACTCCTACTATGAATTTTACACAATTATGGTTTCGTTGTATAACTGATCCAGAAGAGAATTCTGATCCGGTACCTGATAGGGGCAATCATGTTTATGTTGACGACATAACAATAGAGTGCATTATGCCTTTTTGTAATTTGTGTCAACCCAATCAATCTCAAATTAATTTAACTAACCCAAATTTTACTAAATTAAGCGAATATGGCCTAAATACAATCCCGACAGGATCTTGTGTTTCGATCGCTGGAAGATTAGAAATCGATATTAATAATATTCAATTTGATAATTGTAATGTATATCTAGAACCAGGTGCTGAAATCTACTTAAACCCTGGATTGAATTTAAGTTCAATTGGTTCTACATTCAGAGGATGTTCCCAGATGTGGAAAAGCATTACCATACCAAATGGTTCAAGTTTTAATTGTAAATCATCATATATTTATGATGCTCGCAAGGGTATCCATTCCATCGGTAACACCACTTTGAATTTATTTAACAATCATTTTTATAATGATGAAATAGGTATTTATGCAGAAGGAGGAATTGTGAATACACCATCATTTATGGAGGAAAATGTTTTTGAGTCTATTAGTCCTGGGTTCTTGCCCAATTATGGAGGTGCTCCAACCCCTGGAATAGGTAAGGCGGGTATAGAATCTTTAAATGCTACAATACAAATAGGTGGGGACTTTGAGGATGGTCCTGAAAATTATTTTATCAACCTAACTAATGGTATATTTGCTACCACTAGTAAAGTATCTGTATTTAATGCTCAATTTACCAATATGGTACCTATATTAACTGGATCCCAAGGAGCTACAATTCCAAATGGCATGGCAATATATGGTAAACAATCCTATATTGATGCGAATTGGAACAATATTGATTTTGCCAAAACGGCAATATTTTTAAAGACATGCAATAGGGCTGTTACTAATCATAATATGATAAATCATGTAGGACATGGGATAATTGAACAAGATGGGTTTAAAGTAATCTTAGCAAACAATAATAATATTACCTACTCAAGTAATGGAATCGAAGTGTCTCAACCAAGAATAATTAATCAATTTGAAATCTCTTCAAATACGCTTTTAAGTGTAGTCAATTCTGTTAGTAATTCTTCACAGTTTGGAATAGTTGTCAGTGGCTTAAAGCATATTACTCAAAAAAGTTCGAAGCCGACTATTTATTCAAAAATCCAACACAATGTTATTAATCATAATGATAATGGATTTGGAATAGTTTTAACTAATTGCGAATTTGTAGGATTACAAGACAATACTTTTTCATTTAGCTATGTCCGGAAGATCTATGATCCCATGGGGTTTACTGGTGATTTTTCAGGTATATCATTATTTAGTACTAAGTCTAGTATAATATTTAATAATCATGTATTTGGGAATAATCCGAATCCAACAACCATTACAAGAGGTTTTTCTATTAATGGCTCCTCTAATAATAAATATTGTATAAACGATTGCAATAATTCTAAGGAAGGATTTGCTATTGCTGGTACTTGTACCTCTAATAATCTTTTTAGAAGTAATAATATTCAAAATCATGATCGTGGGTTATATGTTTTTGATAAAAGTGTATTGGGTATACAAGAATATCTAGGTAATCAGTGGTCTGGGTCTTACTCAACTAAAGCTGCCATTAATGGCAACTCTTCAGGTCTTGAAAGAGTTAAATCTCAATTCACCATTAACACATGCAACTCACCTCAATGGCCAGTAAGTATTTCTCCAAATCAAGGCTGCTTTGATGATGCATCTTTATGGTTTCGTTTACGAATGGAAGGGGTTAACAATATAGCATGCGCAGCACCATTTCCAATACCTATTAACCCAGTTCCATCAGATGATGATAATTTAAATGATAATGATATATGGACAGCACAAGGACAATTTGGGAGTTATTCTCCTATGGTTTTTGAAATGTCAACAGATCTATTCACCAAGCTTAAGGCTAATCCAAATTTACTAGGAGTTAATACCAGTGTAGATTCATTTTTTGCGATGAATTCATCTACGAATATTTATAAATTCTATAGGCTAGATAGTGCGATTCATGAATTCCTTACATTGAAGGGTATACATTATGAAATGATATATGCTCTTGATTCCACAATTTCTGTTATGCAAAATTCTATACGACAATTGGATAGTATATACAATATTGCCAATACTGAATTAGAAAGAACTAATATTGCTACACAAAAGTATAACTTGATCCTTCAACAATTAGTTTTAATCAATCAGTCTGACAGCACATTGAATCTAATTAATGCAGAAAAATCAGAATTATTATTAAGTATACAGTCATGGAATAATGAAATCATTCCTATAGGTATTGTTGAACAAAATAGACGCACTGCTCATGAGGTATTTATTGCTACTATTCTTCATGGAATAGATACTTTAGATTCAGTTCAAATTAGTCAAGTAGAACCAATAGCAAATCAATGTTTTCTGACAGGAGGCAGGGGTGTATTAATGGCTAGAGAATTAATGCGAATGATAGGTAATAATCAATTCGATGATGACATGTTATGTTCACCTCCACAACCGATAATATTGGAAGTAGATGATATTCCTGAAAGTGGCTATAGCGTTCGTCCTAATCCTTCCATTGGTAATTTTATAGTACATTGTCCTGCAGATCAAAAAGGGAATATAATTTCAATGATTTTGACTGATTTAGAAGGAAATCAAATGTTGAGGCAGAAAGTTCAAATCAATAGTGAATTACAGATTGAATTAAATCTTAATAATTCAATCCCTTCAGGAATTTATTTAATTCAACTCTATAATCACAAAAAGAAATTATATTCTGATAAGATTATCATTCTTGATTTAAAGTAA
- a CDS encoding T9SS type A sorting domain-containing protein: MQETIPNHPNYRLGPIDGSPCDTLGINNIPVAEFRYDQDTSEYKKIEFTNLSWYEPDEYWWDWGDGSAMYYTTVWDSSIIHTYAKDGVYQVCLRAKNINGEHIVCKEIKLGTTGINSHDSNIDIQMHPNPAHDLIIINVEDYLPSKMLMTIYDIQGKEVLHKRLYQGSNVIDLEDVNAGVYIVEIRERGIMVRSEKVVKL; the protein is encoded by the coding sequence TTGCAAGAAACCATCCCCAATCATCCAAATTACCGTCTTGGACCAATTGACGGATCACCTTGTGATACCCTTGGCATTAATAACATTCCTGTTGCTGAATTCCGTTATGATCAGGACACGAGTGAATACAAGAAGATAGAATTCACCAACCTCAGTTGGTATGAACCAGATGAATACTGGTGGGACTGGGGCGATGGAAGTGCTATGTATTATACTACAGTATGGGATTCATCGATTATTCACACTTATGCCAAAGATGGCGTCTATCAAGTTTGTCTTCGTGCTAAGAATATAAATGGAGAGCATATCGTCTGTAAAGAAATTAAATTAGGGACTACAGGAATAAATTCCCATGATTCCAATATTGATATTCAGATGCATCCTAATCCTGCTCACGATCTTATAATAATCAATGTAGAGGATTACCTTCCTTCAAAAATGCTTATGACAATTTATGACATACAAGGCAAAGAAGTGCTACACAAGAGATTGTATCAGGGAAGTAATGTGATTGACTTGGAGGATGTGAATGCAGGGGTTTACATTGTGGAGATTAGAGAGAGAGGAATTATGGTGAGGAGTGAGAAGGTGGTGAAGCTGTAG
- a CDS encoding virulence RhuM family protein: MNTGEIIIYQNAEGNIKIDVRLEEETVWLTQSQLCDLFQKSKSTISEHIKNIFEEGELDEKVVVRKFRITTQHGAIQGKTQQNEVNAYNLDVIISVGYRVKSTQGTQFRIWATQRLKEYIIKGFALNDERFKTGSSMNYFNELQTRIREIRLSERFFYQKIKDIYTTSIDYNAKDEKTIEFFKIVQNKLLWAISKNTAAELIYRRVDATLPLLGMQSFDKKQLTAIQKIDVSIAKNYLNEDEIQLLGLLVEQYLAFAEIMAQQQTPMYMQDWIERLGRILQLNGRELLTHAGKISHQMAVDKSTEQYQKFKEGERNQQIEQSLKEIENDIKKMKKNK; the protein is encoded by the coding sequence ATGAATACCGGTGAAATAATAATTTATCAAAATGCGGAGGGTAACATTAAAATTGATGTTAGATTGGAGGAAGAAACGGTTTGGTTAACACAATCTCAATTGTGCGATTTGTTTCAAAAATCAAAATCAACCATAAGCGAACATATAAAAAACATATTTGAAGAAGGTGAATTGGATGAAAAAGTGGTTGTTCGGAAATTCCGAATTACCACTCAACATGGTGCTATACAAGGAAAAACACAACAAAATGAGGTAAATGCCTATAATTTAGATGTCATCATTTCAGTGGGTTATCGCGTAAAATCTACTCAAGGTACTCAATTTCGAATTTGGGCAACTCAACGCTTAAAAGAGTATATCATCAAAGGTTTTGCTCTTAATGACGAGCGTTTTAAAACAGGTAGTTCTATGAATTACTTTAACGAACTGCAAACACGCATTCGTGAAATAAGATTATCAGAACGTTTTTTTTATCAAAAAATTAAAGACATCTACACTACCAGTATTGATTACAATGCTAAAGACGAAAAAACCATTGAGTTCTTTAAAATCGTACAGAACAAATTATTATGGGCCATCTCTAAAAACACAGCTGCTGAATTAATTTATAGACGTGTTGATGCCACTTTGCCATTATTAGGCATGCAATCATTCGACAAAAAACAATTAACCGCTATTCAAAAAATAGATGTTAGCATTGCTAAAAATTATTTAAACGAAGATGAAATACAATTATTAGGCTTGTTGGTTGAGCAATATTTGGCATTTGCCGAAATCATGGCACAACAACAAACTCCCATGTATATGCAAGATTGGATAGAACGACTCGGTCGTATTTTGCAACTAAACGGAAGAGAATTGCTAACACATGCCGGTAAAATAAGTCATCAAATGGCTGTAGACAAATCAACTGAACAATATCAAAAGTTTAAAGAAGGCGAGCGAAATCAACAAATTGAACAAAGCTTAAAAGAAATTGAAAACGATATTAAAAAAATGAAAAAAAATAAATGA